The genomic stretch GCCTGTTCGCAGACCCAGCGCGCCTTGATGGCGCCTGCGATCTGCTTGAGCGGGGTGTCGGCGGGCAAGTTGGAGAGGTAGTATTTGCGCTCGCCGGTCGAGCGGTGCTCGCCGATCACCCAGACCTCCTCGCCGGGCAGATGCTGAGCGCCCATGTCGCGGATGCGCTGGGGTGGGCCATCTGCAACCCGGACACGGACAGCGGCGAAGCGCGCCGAGAGGCGGCCTTTGGTGCCACGCCGCCAACTGACCGCGCGCCATGGGGCTGTCTCCAGCATCGCCTTCGCGGTCATCGACTTCACATCGGGGATATGCCGCTGGCGCGGACGGCCGCGTCCGGCAACGGGAAAGATCATTGCCACGTCGGCGGGATAGACCTTCTGCTTGAACGGGATGCCGACGGCCCAGGTAAGGCCGCGCTCGGTGAGCGCCTGCCGGAAGGGGGCGCTCAAGCCATATCCGGCATCGGCGAGCACGCAGCCAAAGCGTAGGCCGGCTGCGCGAGCCCGGTCGATCTCGGCCAGCGCGATTTCGGGCTTGGTCCTGTAGGCACGATGGTCCTCGGGCACACCGGCACGGTCGAGCCGGGCGGGATCGGAAGTCCAGCTCTCGGGCAGAAACAGCCGCAGTCCCACCATGACCGGCACTTCGCTAGAGGCCAGCGTCAGCGACACCAGCGTCTGGCAGTTGGCGTTCTTACCAAGCGCCGAGGCATATTGCGGCGCGACGCCGACCGAGTGGCGCCCCTTCTTGGGGAGCGCTGTGTCGTCCACGATCAGCCATGCATCGTTCCCGCCAACTTGTCTGTCGGCCTCCGCAAGTAGCACCTTCTCCAGCGGCCCAGCATCCCACACGCCGCTCGCGATGAAGTGGTGCAGCTGGTCATAGTTGACGCCTGCGTCGCGCGCCGCCATCGGTTGGATGCTCTTGCGATCCCCAAGGCCAATCAGCCCAGCAATATAGGCCGGACACATCCGCGCACGCGTCTTGTGCCTCAACGCCGAGACGAACGGCTCAAGCCACTGCTCCAGATCGACTTGCCAATCCCTGTTCATGGCCGGCCCCTCCAACAGCCGACCTCTCATGAATCACGCAAAACCGCTCTTGGGAATCCTCAAACGCTCCCAGAACCAAAAAAATGCCAAAGTAATGCTAGTTCGGTCATATAATAATAATTATTATTCCAACATCGGCCATCTATTACATGAGCCGGGGTCTTTACCCCGAGATTCAAGGCGCCATAGTTTTGTTTGTAAAGGGTATGGCCTTCATGAAAAGCAAATCGCAGCCAAGTTAACCCGTCAAAAATATCCGCGCCAGCCAAGAAATAGAGAGGCGTTGTAACGGTGTCGAGGCTTCCAAACACATGTATCGGTACCCTGATCCCAGCCTCGCTGAGCGCCTTCCGCAACCTTGCAATGTTTTGCATCCGAGCCAAAATCGAGTTCCCAATCTCCTTTTCAGTAACGCCAATCGCGTCGAACCCGGCCAATCCATGGACCGCGGTGACGATGTTCTCGATTTGAAGGAGGTTTTGAGCCTCGGTCTCTGGTTTTAATAGAATCTCGCGCATCAAATCGCTGCGCCCCGGCGCCATCTTCTTTGCTCGGTCGATCTGCTGATCAATTGGCAACCGCGCCTTAGGGTGGTCATAGCTTATGATGACACTTGGCACGCTGGGCTGCCATCGTTTCAGCTGCGCCTCATGCATCTCAGGGGTCCACTCTTTCGGAAAATGGTCCCGCTCGCCGAAGTCTGATAATTCCGTGTCCTTCGAAGCTTCATAGCCACCACTGTCCAAAAAGATCAGTGACGCAAAATCAAAAGGGGGATTAATTTTTTTGTAATGGAGGTCGTAGGCGCTTACCAGGGTGGATCCTTCAATTATCTCCGAACTATACTCGATAATTTTTTGGACGTCTGGAAAGCCTTTGCTTGAGAATGACGGGATCAACAGCGGTGTTCTCTCAATCTCTTTGCCATTAAGCTTTAGAGAGCGACGCTGTGCTAGCATCCCAGTTTCTTTCTATCTAAACACGAGGCGCAGATACCGCACACGGGATCACTTCCGGTCTCGCAACTGTAAGTTAATTCAATCGGTAGCCCGCTGGATAGGTAAAAATCAAAAACATCTCTCTTTGTCCAAGAAATAAAAGGAGCTGCGACCGAAACCTTACCGTCGGTAATTTCCTCAACCAGTGTTCGGGTTTGAAATATAAACCGTTCGGTGCAGTCAAAATAAGTTACGCCTGCATGAGCTCCGATTGCAATAATATCTTCTTGCCCTCGAGTTAGAAATAAAGCGTTAAATATCAGCATAGCGTTTCGGCCAATTAACTCGCCAGCACCTAGTCGTCCTCCATTTGACACCCGATGTGACATTAGTTGGATTGAGAGTCGCGCCGCTATGGCTGCGCTGGCAGCCGCCTCACGGGAAGCAGCGGCCTGCCCGTGGTCAATGAATAGCCCACTTACTTCAAAACCATTGGTCTGAAGGAAGTACGCACAGGCAGATGAATCGAGACCGCCACTCAAAAGCACGGTGGCCGATCTGTGCTCGCGCCCCGACATGCTTGGCCGCCCCCGTCCAAGATCAAATCACGATGCATATTGTCAATTATTTGATCAAGATTGGCAAGCCATGGCTGCTTTAGTATCCGTTTTTCTGGAAAGGCATTTTTGAAAATGCAGCGTCCGACTCAGGAGTCAGTACTCGAGATTTCCATCTTTTCGAGTTTATTTGTGTACTTCTGATCGACACCTATGGGCTGCCCGCGCAGGCCGACCTTGCGGTCTTGCCAATTGCCGAGGCTCACGCGGAAGCGTTTTGCGATGCACCGAGGTGGCTATTTGGCACGCTGCCGTTGGGTCTCGACGGCCCAATAAATAGGGGCGTGACAACCATTCCCCACAGCAAAAACGTCTGCCGCTCCCGCAACGGCGCCGTGATCGCGGCAATCCCCACCTCGATCTCGCGCTTACCCGCCAGCCACACCTTCCAGCATAGACCGCAGCAGCTCCGCCTGGCCGACCAGCACCGCATCCTTCGCCGCCAAGGCCGCAAGCGTGCCCGCTTCCTGGCGCTGGGCCATGCGGTCGTCTTCCGGCTGGTGGCGGATCAGGGCTTCAGCGCCAGCCTTGCCCTACACCACCCCCGCCGCCTGCGCGCGCATAAACGCCAGCCCGGCCACTGCGAGGTCGCCCACGGCCATGCCCCGAAACACGAACGCCGTGGCCTCGTCCGGGCTCTGCCGCCCGGCAAAATCGCCGCAGACAAGGCCCGTCAGGTCGCCGGCGACCAGCGCGGGGTCGACCATCGGTTTGGGCATCTGCTTCTCCTGCTCCAGATCGTCGACGACGATGCGGTCGAAGCGGCGCATCGTTGCGGGCAGCCAGGGCAGTGCGAGGTCGGTGATGGCGGTGAAGCTTCCCGGTTTCAGCCAGTTGGCGTCGAGGAACGGTTCGGGTTCGGGCACCAGGGTCACGGTCGTCACCACGATGTCGGCACCCTCCAGCGCGGCCCTTGCCGTGTCGCTGCGGATGGCTTCGAGGCCACGCGACCGTGCCATTTCGCAAAGCGCGTCGCGATTGCTCTTGCCGCGACCGAAGGCGCGGATTTCGCGCAAGGGAAAAAGGTTGGCGAAGGCCTCTAAATGGCCACGCGATTGCACCCCGCAGCCGATGAAGGCGACGGAGGACGCATCGCTGCTGGCCATGCGCCTGGCGGCGACGGCGCTGAGGCCCGCCGTGCGCTTGGCCGTCACCCAATTGCCGTCGACCAGGGCGAGCGGCAGGCCTGTCTCGGCATCGAGCAGCGTGATCAGCGAATTGATCGTGGCCAGTCCGCGCTGGGCGTTGCGGGGGTTCACCACCAGCGACTTGGTGGCGAGCACTGATGGCACCGAGGCGACGCCGAGCGTGGCCATGAAATAGCGGTCGTCGCCCGGCCACACGGCGGCCTTCGGCGCGCACCAGACTTCGCCGCGCCGCTGGCCGACGATCTGGCGTTCGATCTCGTCGACTATGTCGGGCGTGGAGATCGCCAGGCGATCGAGAACCGCCGACGACAGATAGGGCAGGGTCTCGGCGGCCGGGGACTGGGTGTTCATCTTGTCATGTTCCCAAGGAAACCGTCAGACTACACGATGTGCGTGGGCCCGAAAGCCTTGGCGAAGCCGGCGAGTGGTTCGTGGAGGCGGCTCATCCCCGGCGGAAGGGAGGATTGGCGAGCCGCCTGTCGCTTTCATCGCTCACCTCACAGCAAAAACGTCTGCCTCTCCCGCAACGTCGCCGTGATCGCGGCAATCCCCACCTCGATCTCGCGCTTGCCGGCCAGCATCGCATCCGCCGCGACCCCCTCCAGCATCGACCGCAGCAGCTCCGCCTGGCCGACCAGCACCGCATCCTTCTCCGCCAGCGCAGCCAGCGTGCCCGCTTCCTGGCGGTAGCGCTGGGCCATGCGGTCGTTTTCCGGCTGGTGGCGGATCAGGCCTTCCAGCGCGCCGACCTCGCGGCCCAGGCGCTCGAGCGCCTGGGCGTTGGCGACGACTGTCGCATCGGGGAAGGGGTTGGCCCGCGTCGGCGGCTGGATGTTCTCGCGGCGGTAGCGGGCCTCGGCCTCGTCGACGGCCGCCCGGGCGCACCCCAGATCCGCCGAGGTGCGCCGGATTGGAAACCGGAAGATCAGGTTATGCCGCAAACTCTGGAAACCCGACGCATCGTTTACCGTCGCCTAATCCGCTGACACGGCAAACTATGCCATCAGCAACAGGTTTGCGGTGAAGGGGAACGATCACTGTTCCTCTTCTTGTTCCTGCGCGCCGCTGTTCCAGTCGAAGGTTGCCCATTTGGTGCAGGTCGACCGAGCGCCGAAGCCGCCGCGGTCGCAGGCCTGAGCACTGTAGGTGCCACTGTCTCCCGGCTCCCTGTCGAACGAATAGCCGTTGCCGACTTCGATCTGATCCCCAGGATTGGTCTTGAAATTGAAATGGGTGGTCCTCGAGAGTTTGCTGGACAGCGAGATGCGCACCTTGCCGCCATAGTATTTCACCGAGCCGCAAACGCCGTTGATGCATTTGCGCGGCACGGTAGTGCTGTTGGCGTAGGCTGTACTGGGTGCCACCAGTGGGATCATCAGAACGGCAATTGTCGAGGCCGCGGCGAGTGTTTTCGTCAAGGTGCTGAGCATGGATCGAATTCCTTCTACGTTTGCGTTGAGGTTCATTGTCAACCGCTCGGCCGCCCGCTCTGACAGATGTCTGGAAAGCCTTGCAGTGACGATGTGTTGGACAATCCAGCGTGAATTCACTGTGAACTGAAAATTGGCCTGCTCCTGGCTTCGCATCCCGGTGAACGCCGATCGGAAGCCTTTTCCAACCCACGCCGGCGTCGCTGTCGCAAGACGAGGCGACCAAGCGTCATCTGCCGGGGTGACAACGTGAACTGCCAAGGCTCGGCCGCATGGTGGCGCAATTCACGATCGGATCACGCAGAGGGCCGCAAAGCAGGCGTCATTAAGGAGGAACCCGAGATGACGCTCAACATCGACAAATCGCTGAACGCGGCTGCAGGCAAAAATTCGGCTCGTGATCGAGCATCTTCTTTGATCGTCCCACAGATGCACCTGCCAGCTTTGCGCAGGGCATTGACGGATCGAATGTCCGGCCCAGGCGGCGCCTACAACATCGGAAACCTCATTGGTCTCTGTCCGGGGATTACGGCGCGGATGCTCGTATCCGACGATTTCAACCAACGTCCCTGGGCAGGCGCGCCGGCCGCCATAACCCACGAAGCTGGCTTCATGAACTCGTCAACTCGGTGCCCGCAGATGGTTTCGGCGACGCCGGAGGCCATTCTTCCGCTTCTCCAGCGCAGCATCGGTTTCGAGCACAACGAACCGCCAAAGCCCGTCCTGCTGCCCACCATCCCTGTCTTGCGCAGATCACATGTATCGAGTGCCGGCTCCGGATAGCTCACGAGCCGGGCAGCAACAGGCGCATCCTTCCGGGCAACACCATTCACCTCGACGACGGCGGGGTCGGTCGACCCTGGTCACCACTTTCAAACCCGATCACAAACCTTTGGAGCCATTGCCCGCTGCGGCGATGCGATCAGTCATGTCCAGATTCAAGGCAAATTCCCTGCTGATGCTTGCCGCGGTCATTTGGGGAGTGGGCAATGTGTTCCACAAGACCATACTGGCCCACCTCGATCCGATGGCGGTTGTTTTCCTGACCAGCGTGATCGCCGCACTGGTGACGTTGCCGTTCGCGGTGCGGGAGCGTGCCCCCCTGGCCAACACCGGCTGGCTTCCAAGTGTGACGAGAGTGGTCCTGCTCTTTGCCCTCGGCTGCGTGGTCCAGCAACTGTCCTATGTCAGCACGACGGTGACGAATTCGAGCCTCCTCATCAGCGCTTCCACCGTCATCACGCCGATCGCCGCATGGCTGATCATGAGGGAGCGTCCAAGTGCACTGATCCTGTTCGTCGCAATTCTGACGGTCGTGGGATCGACCCTCCTGGCGGGCGGCTTCGATGGTTCGGCAACCGCTGGCGACGCGTTCGCCATCCTGTCCGCAATCTGCTTTGCGGTGTGGACGGTCGAGCTCGGGCGCCATGTGCAGGCGCATGGCCATCCCTTCGCGACAGCGGCCGCGCAGTTCGTGGGCACGGCCGTTGCCACGCTGCCTTTCGCGCTGCAGGGCACGATGACGTTTCCCGCAATTGTGTCAGCGTGGCCCGAACTTATCATGCTCGGCGTGTTCTCGACCGCCGTCGGCTTTTACCTGCAGACTTCCGCACAGCGCTACACCACATCCTCCCATGCGGCGGTGATCTGCAGCGGAGAAGGCGTATTCGCCGCTATTTCCGCCGCTGCCCTGCTCGGTGAACGGCTTTCTCCCGACGGGTTTCTGGGTGCGGGCGTCATTCTCTCCTGTGTGCTTTTC from Mesorhizobium sp. NZP2077 encodes the following:
- a CDS encoding IS701 family transposase, whose protein sequence is MNRDWQVDLEQWLEPFVSALRHKTRARMCPAYIAGLIGLGDRKSIQPMAARDAGVNYDQLHHFIASGVWDAGPLEKVLLAEADRQVGGNDAWLIVDDTALPKKGRHSVGVAPQYASALGKNANCQTLVSLTLASSEVPVMVGLRLFLPESWTSDPARLDRAGVPEDHRAYRTKPEIALAEIDRARAAGLRFGCVLADAGYGLSAPFRQALTERGLTWAVGIPFKQKVYPADVAMIFPVAGRGRPRQRHIPDVKSMTAKAMLETAPWRAVSWRRGTKGRLSARFAAVRVRVADGPPQRIRDMGAQHLPGEEVWVIGEHRSTGERKYYLSNLPADTPLKQIAGAIKARWVCEQAHQQLKEELGLDHFEGRSWTGLHRHALMTMIAYAFLQSRRLKQAGGGKKNRWPAAPTEPTRRQASHPHRASAAAPNPLSPLPQSPLR
- a CDS encoding 7-cyano-7-deazaguanine synthase; translation: MSGREHRSATVLLSGGLDSSACAYFLQTNGFEVSGLFIDHGQAAASREAAASAAIAARLSIQLMSHRVSNGGRLGAGELIGRNAMLIFNALFLTRGQEDIIAIGAHAGVTYFDCTERFIFQTRTLVEEITDGKVSVAAPFISWTKRDVFDFYLSSGLPIELTYSCETGSDPVCGICASCLDRKKLGC
- a CDS encoding ornithine cyclodeaminase family protein; amino-acid sequence: MNTQSPAAETLPYLSSAVLDRLAISTPDIVDEIERQIVGQRRGEVWCAPKAAVWPGDDRYFMATLGVASVPSVLATKSLVVNPRNAQRGLATINSLITLLDAETGLPLALVDGNWVTAKRTAGLSAVAARRMASSDASSVAFIGCGVQSRGHLEAFANLFPLREIRAFGRGKSNRDALCEMARSRGLEAIRSDTARAALEGADIVVTTVTLVPEPEPFLDANWLKPGSFTAITDLALPWLPATMRRFDRIVVDDLEQEKQMPKPMVDPALVAGDLTGLVCGDFAGRQSPDEATAFVFRGMAVGDLAVAGLAFMRAQAAGVV
- a CDS encoding DMT family transporter — protein: MSRFKANSLLMLAAVIWGVGNVFHKTILAHLDPMAVVFLTSVIAALVTLPFAVRERAPLANTGWLPSVTRVVLLFALGCVVQQLSYVSTTVTNSSLLISASTVITPIAAWLIMRERPSALILFVAILTVVGSTLLAGGFDGSATAGDAFAILSAICFAVWTVELGRHVQAHGHPFATAAAQFVGTAVATLPFALQGTMTFPAIVSAWPELIMLGVFSTAVGFYLQTSAQRYTTSSHAAVICSGEGVFAAISAAALLGERLSPDGFLGAGVILSCVLFAAVSAGPKLDPSVP